From the genome of Periplaneta americana isolate PAMFEO1 chromosome 15, P.americana_PAMFEO1_priV1, whole genome shotgun sequence, one region includes:
- the LOC138715343 gene encoding mite allergen Der p 3-like produces the protein MMQTTVILCMVIAVGSQGKVFERNPPASSSRIIGGVYAKQGEYPSQASLQNSEKHVCSANIISEQWALTAGHCVYGLPVSDHSILAGTINLQNGGTRHQVSNIIVHEQYNKSDSWRNDIALLQVNPPFNLDGINVQAIALPDKGHNPSVGSRATVVGWGADYMSGPISDELRAVDLQISDQQICSSAYEVLYQHIKDGQICADVPEGGKGSCNGDTGSPLIVDDVLEGLVSFTLFCATKGFPTVYTRVSYYRDWINQHAGV, from the exons GAAAAGTTTTTGAAAGAAACCCACCTGCTTCAAGTTCCCGTATTATTGGCGGAGTGTATGCAAAACAAGGAGAATATCCCAgccaa GCTTCGTTGCAGAATTCAGAGAAGCATGTATGCAGTGCAAACATTATTAGTGAGCAATGGGCTCTTACTGCTGGTCACTGTGTCTATGG aCTTCCTGTAAGTGATCACTCAATTTTGGCTGGAACAATCAACCTTCAAAATGGCGGCACACGACACCAAGTGTCAAACATAATTGTGCATGAACAATACAATAAGAGTGACTCATGGAGAAATGACATTGCTCTTCTTCAG GTTAATCCTCCATTTAATCTCGATGGAATAAATGTGCAAGCAATTGCACTGCCAGACAAAGGACACAACCCGTCTGTTGGCAGCAGAGCAACTGTAGTTGGCTGGGGAGCAGATTAT aTGAGTGGTCCAATTTCTGATGAATTAAGGGCAGTAGATCTTCAAATCAGTGACCAGCAAATTTGCTCCAGTGCATATGAAGTCTTGTATCAACATATAAAAGATGGTCAGATTTGTGCTGATGTTCCAGAAGGAGGTAAAGGATCGTGTAAT GGAGATACTGGCAGCCCACTGATCGTAGATGATGTCTTGGAAGGTCTTGTTTCCTTTACATTGTTCTGTGCCACGAAAGGATTCCCAACTGTTTACACCAGGGTATCAtattatagagactggataaaCCAGCATGCTGGAGTGTAA